A genome region from Marinobacter panjinensis includes the following:
- the ccmD gene encoding heme exporter protein CcmD, protein MAFDSFGAFITMEGHGPYVWTCYFVFFLLMGAVALWSLRQRRSVIAQQRRRMDITPARDMSPAGASFTRIEPSQD, encoded by the coding sequence ATGGCATTTGACTCGTTCGGCGCCTTCATCACTATGGAAGGGCACGGTCCCTATGTATGGACCTGTTACTTCGTGTTCTTCCTGTTAATGGGTGCCGTTGCACTGTGGTCACTGCGCCAGCGTCGTTCCGTTATTGCCCAACAGCGTCGCCGGATGGATATTACGCCAGCACGGGACATGAGCCCGGCCGGCGCGAGCTTTACCCGAATTGAACCTTCACAAGACTGA
- the ccmI gene encoding c-type cytochrome biogenesis protein CcmI — translation MTQTFWLTAAVMIVLALAFIIAPLFFHRSGRRAELDLRNQNLMAYRSRMSELDREYEAGAMDEDSYRQLKEELAGSMLDDVPDADRGMLDSPAQVNKGGKSSVAVVLASLVIIPAAAVFLYQQWGALDDVEQFRSMQEMMAADGDRLGQMQELTAQLRERLEENPDNTEGWAMLGRTYMRLEQYSDAAWAFERLAGSIDDDDNGKAVAWGLSAQAQFFLSQGGMTPQVTETIEKARALNPDEVNSLGLLGIYAFSQEDYEGAIRYWERIVDVAPDHPQIGSIRQGIEQAYQRLGREAPADDTAVASGPGVTVRVEIAESFRDEVPDDTTLFVFARRAEGQGGPPLAVARLTAGQLPTDVRLDDRFNMSPDSKLSDAGEVRVQARLSRSGTARPQAGDWEGQLDQPVAVTGNEADPVTLVIDTRLVQ, via the coding sequence ATGACACAGACTTTCTGGCTCACTGCAGCCGTAATGATCGTACTTGCGCTGGCTTTTATTATTGCACCGCTGTTCTTCCACCGCTCGGGCCGTCGCGCTGAACTGGACTTGCGTAACCAGAATCTGATGGCCTATCGAAGCCGGATGTCGGAGCTGGATCGCGAGTATGAGGCGGGGGCTATGGACGAAGACAGCTATCGTCAGCTTAAGGAAGAGCTCGCGGGCAGCATGCTGGATGATGTGCCGGATGCTGACAGGGGTATGCTGGATTCTCCGGCGCAGGTGAACAAAGGTGGCAAAAGCTCCGTTGCCGTGGTGCTTGCCAGTCTGGTGATAATCCCCGCTGCCGCGGTGTTTCTGTACCAGCAATGGGGGGCGCTGGATGATGTCGAGCAGTTCCGTTCCATGCAGGAAATGATGGCAGCGGATGGCGACCGTCTCGGGCAGATGCAGGAGCTCACGGCACAGTTGCGGGAACGGCTGGAAGAGAATCCGGACAATACGGAAGGCTGGGCGATGCTGGGCCGGACTTACATGCGCCTGGAACAATACAGCGATGCCGCCTGGGCCTTTGAGCGGCTCGCCGGCAGCATTGATGATGACGACAATGGTAAGGCAGTGGCATGGGGGCTGTCAGCGCAGGCGCAGTTTTTCCTGAGCCAGGGGGGCATGACGCCCCAGGTGACAGAGACCATCGAAAAAGCCAGGGCTCTTAATCCAGATGAGGTGAATTCCCTGGGATTGCTGGGTATCTATGCGTTCAGTCAGGAAGACTACGAAGGGGCGATTCGTTATTGGGAGCGGATTGTGGACGTGGCGCCTGACCATCCTCAGATCGGCTCTATACGCCAGGGTATCGAGCAGGCCTATCAGCGCCTCGGTCGCGAGGCGCCTGCCGACGACACAGCGGTTGCATCCGGGCCGGGTGTGACCGTCCGGGTGGAGATTGCCGAGTCGTTCCGGGACGAGGTTCCGGACGACACCACACTGTTTGTTTTTGCCCGCAGAGCCGAAGGGCAGGGTGGACCGCCACTGGCAGTTGCCCGCCTGACCGCCGGTCAGTTGCCGACGGATGTACGCCTGGATGACCGCTTCAATATGTCACCGGATTCAAAACTGTCCGATGCCGGTGAGGTACGTGTGCAGGCGCGACTTTCACGGTCAGGCACTGCGCGGCCCCAGGCCGGTGACTGGGAGGGGCAACTTGACCAGCCGGTTGCGGTAACCGGCAACGAAGCCGACCCGGTCACTCTGGTGATAGACACCCGGCTGGTGCAGTAG
- the ccmE gene encoding cytochrome c maturation protein CcmE produces the protein MHPIRKKRLTIVLFLLVGVSVAVGLTTYALRQNINLFYDPSQIAGGEAPVDVRIRAGGMVEEGSVIRDPESLKVEFKVTDFTSSVLMEYTGILPDLFAEGQGVVAMGRLDGNGRFVADQVLAKHDENYMSPEVNEALEKAAGKRAAISDAQGEAAASY, from the coding sequence ATGCATCCGATCCGTAAAAAACGGCTCACCATTGTCCTTTTCCTGCTTGTGGGCGTGTCGGTGGCCGTAGGCCTGACCACCTATGCGCTGCGACAGAACATCAACCTGTTCTATGACCCCAGCCAGATCGCTGGAGGCGAGGCGCCGGTGGATGTGCGTATAAGAGCCGGTGGCATGGTAGAAGAGGGTTCGGTCATAAGGGATCCGGAAAGCCTGAAGGTGGAGTTCAAGGTAACGGATTTCACTTCATCGGTATTGATGGAGTACACCGGTATCCTGCCGGATCTGTTTGCCGAGGGCCAGGGGGTTGTTGCCATGGGACGTCTGGATGGCAATGGCCGCTTTGTGGCAGATCAGGTTCTGGCCAAACATGATGAAAATTATATGTCGCCCGAGGTCAATGAAGCATTGGAAAAAGCCGCTGGTAAACGCGCCGCGATCTCTGATGCACAAGGCGAAGCGGCCGCCAGCTACTGA
- a CDS encoding flagellar hook-length control protein FliK has translation MKLPNGNPIPPPKTEAPVPAPSRPAGEQPVATPDAASARVLLDQLKLTNREATLARVAEVINRQSSAGTQLLLDIRGQSLTVQAAIGDTSLETGDWVKVMRAGNELQLMGKLAQAPEAGIARALAQRLPWQQSIDAGLTRLVNTLTQGLRQDPLPGQLPSSRPAQPLPEAARQAIEQVIARLPSGNNLAPGSGSQPTATQQVRQWIAESGLFAESRLAQAPASQLPDLKLALGRVITALLAQQGSTPEQFNRLTPIATPELMQAPLQFPQPLAAPQARSDGEPPSVGQMLRLLAGMLNRITVNQLHSQVLTARGGGDTAAPAATLLLDLPWLTPQNEPRLAQMRIEQYLEDTESERKSPTRATAEWRLSLAMDLDEAGPLHFDVTLRQQAVSARVWAEKQTTLRRVNQELPALRQSLADLGLEVTDLECRRGTPQSSVTRLEHRLVDTRA, from the coding sequence ATGAAATTACCAAACGGTAACCCTATACCACCGCCAAAAACAGAAGCACCCGTGCCGGCCCCCAGCCGGCCGGCGGGAGAGCAACCGGTGGCCACACCGGATGCGGCCTCCGCGCGGGTCCTTCTGGACCAGCTCAAGCTTACCAACCGCGAAGCCACACTGGCACGGGTGGCGGAAGTGATCAACCGCCAGTCGTCCGCCGGCACGCAGTTGTTGCTGGATATCCGCGGTCAGTCACTGACCGTTCAGGCCGCCATTGGTGATACCTCCCTGGAAACCGGTGATTGGGTCAAGGTCATGCGGGCAGGTAATGAATTGCAGCTGATGGGCAAGCTGGCGCAGGCACCGGAAGCGGGCATTGCCCGTGCCCTGGCCCAGCGCCTGCCCTGGCAACAGTCTATTGACGCTGGCCTGACCAGACTGGTGAACACGCTGACACAGGGCCTCAGGCAGGACCCGCTTCCTGGCCAGCTGCCCTCGTCAAGGCCGGCACAACCGCTTCCGGAAGCGGCCCGGCAGGCGATTGAGCAAGTGATAGCGAGGCTTCCCTCCGGCAACAACCTCGCACCCGGCTCTGGCAGCCAGCCCACGGCAACGCAACAGGTCCGCCAGTGGATTGCTGAAAGCGGCCTGTTCGCCGAATCACGCCTGGCCCAGGCTCCTGCCAGCCAGCTCCCCGATCTCAAGCTGGCCCTTGGCAGGGTCATTACGGCCTTGCTGGCACAACAGGGCAGCACGCCGGAACAGTTCAACCGGCTGACCCCCATAGCAACCCCTGAGCTTATGCAGGCACCACTGCAATTCCCGCAACCTCTGGCAGCGCCTCAGGCCCGCAGTGACGGCGAGCCGCCGAGTGTCGGGCAAATGCTCCGCCTGCTGGCGGGAATGCTTAACCGTATAACGGTCAACCAGTTACACAGCCAGGTATTAACCGCCAGAGGCGGTGGCGACACGGCAGCGCCAGCCGCTACCCTGCTGCTGGACCTGCCATGGCTGACACCCCAGAACGAACCCAGACTGGCCCAAATGCGGATTGAACAGTATCTGGAGGACACGGAGTCGGAACGAAAATCCCCGACGAGGGCAACGGCCGAGTGGCGGTTATCGTTGGCGATGGATCTGGATGAGGCCGGCCCGCTGCACTTCGATGTTACCCTGCGGCAGCAGGCGGTCAGTGCCCGGGTCTGGGCGGAGAAACAGACGACCCTGCGCCGGGTGAATCAGGAACTGCCCGCACTGCGGCAAAGCCTGGCCGACCTGGGCCTGGAGGTGACAGACCTGGAATGCCGCCGCGGCACACCCCAGAGCAGCGTCACCCGACTCGAACACAGACTGGTGGATACCCGGGCATGA
- a CDS encoding cytochrome c-type biogenesis protein — protein MIRAVLAALLLMAFGPSSMAQSDDVYSFDSRTEEQRFQTLISELRCPKCQNQNIADSNAPISKDMRDEVYQMMSEGARNEEIVDALVSRFGEFVRYKPEVDSRTILLWATPVIAVVVGFLVVAIIVIRARRNGESEPALTDEERARASRILAGDDSDRTS, from the coding sequence ATGATACGTGCTGTGCTGGCCGCGTTGCTGCTGATGGCATTCGGACCTTCGTCAATGGCCCAGTCCGACGATGTGTACAGCTTCGATTCCCGCACAGAAGAGCAACGGTTCCAGACGCTGATCTCGGAGCTTCGTTGCCCCAAGTGCCAGAACCAGAACATTGCCGATTCCAATGCCCCGATATCCAAAGATATGAGGGACGAGGTCTACCAGATGATGTCGGAAGGCGCCCGCAACGAAGAAATCGTCGATGCCCTGGTCAGCCGATTCGGCGAGTTTGTGCGTTACAAACCCGAGGTGGACAGCCGGACTATCCTGTTGTGGGCTACCCCGGTGATCGCCGTGGTGGTTGGCTTCCTGGTGGTTGCCATTATCGTAATACGCGCCCGTCGCAATGGCGAAAGCGAGCCTGCACTCACTGACGAGGAACGTGCCCGGGCATCAAGAATTCTCGCCGGGGATGATTCCGATCGCACATCCTGA
- the ccmB gene encoding heme exporter protein CcmB: MATEFTVSLRSPEVSVGTATAMKAVFVRDLKTAFRQPQDLLNPLLFFVMVVSLFPLGVSPEVSFLQQAGSGILWVAALLSVLLSLDHLYRHDFDDGTLEQLVLQPQPLFLLVLAKSLAHWVLTGLPLVLLTPVLGVMVHLEGNSVAVLCLTLLIGTPVLSLIGSIGAALTLGLRSAGVLLSLLIIPLYIPVLIFGTGTVMAASEGALVAGQLALMGAFLVLALTLAPFASAAALRISLSNS, encoded by the coding sequence ATGGCCACTGAGTTCACCGTCAGCCTGCGCTCCCCCGAAGTATCGGTGGGCACAGCCACCGCCATGAAAGCAGTCTTTGTCCGGGACCTGAAAACAGCGTTCCGTCAGCCCCAGGATCTGCTCAATCCATTACTGTTCTTCGTGATGGTAGTAAGCCTCTTCCCCCTTGGGGTTAGCCCGGAAGTGTCATTCCTCCAGCAGGCCGGCAGCGGTATCCTGTGGGTGGCGGCATTGCTGTCAGTGCTGCTGTCACTGGACCACCTGTACCGGCATGATTTCGACGATGGCACGCTGGAGCAATTGGTGCTTCAGCCGCAGCCACTGTTTCTGCTGGTGCTGGCCAAATCCCTGGCGCACTGGGTACTGACGGGGTTGCCACTGGTACTGCTGACGCCGGTTCTTGGGGTAATGGTGCACCTGGAAGGGAACTCTGTTGCGGTATTGTGTCTAACGCTGCTGATCGGAACGCCCGTGCTCAGCCTGATAGGCTCCATCGGGGCGGCGTTAACGCTTGGTTTGCGATCGGCAGGGGTGCTCTTGTCACTGCTGATCATTCCGCTGTACATTCCGGTGCTGATTTTCGGTACCGGAACAGTGATGGCCGCCTCCGAGGGCGCGCTGGTGGCGGGACAGCTGGCACTGATGGGGGCGTTTCTGGTGTTGGCCCTGACATTGGCGCCTTTCGCATCGGCAGCCGCTTTACGGATCAGTCTGTCCAACAGTTAA
- a CDS encoding heme ABC transporter permease gives MWQIFHKLGSPKWFFGIASTLMPWLLWVGVALLAAGIGWGLAFAPQDYLQGNSYRIIFIHVPSAFLAQSVYIMMAVAGLVTLVWRMKLADVFVKAVAPVGAVLTFLALFTGAVWGKPTWGTWWIWDARLTSMLILLFLYFGVIALGTAISDEKSSARAVAVLVLVGVVNIPIIKYSVEWWNTLHQPATFKLTEKPSMPAEMWVPLLLSVVGLYMIFGWLACLRMQTEILMRESRTRWVKELVQAGGN, from the coding sequence ATGTGGCAAATTTTTCACAAGCTGGGCTCGCCGAAGTGGTTTTTCGGTATAGCGTCAACATTGATGCCCTGGCTGCTTTGGGTTGGCGTCGCCCTGTTGGCAGCAGGTATCGGCTGGGGGCTTGCCTTTGCGCCCCAGGATTACCTGCAGGGCAATAGTTACCGCATTATTTTTATTCATGTGCCCTCGGCCTTTCTGGCCCAGTCTGTCTACATCATGATGGCGGTAGCAGGCCTGGTGACCCTGGTCTGGCGTATGAAACTGGCCGATGTTTTTGTCAAAGCCGTCGCACCGGTGGGAGCCGTTCTGACCTTTCTGGCCCTGTTTACCGGGGCGGTCTGGGGTAAACCGACCTGGGGAACCTGGTGGATATGGGATGCCCGGCTCACCTCCATGCTGATCCTGTTGTTTCTGTATTTCGGTGTGATAGCTTTAGGTACGGCCATATCGGACGAAAAGTCGTCGGCGCGGGCGGTTGCTGTTCTGGTGCTGGTGGGTGTCGTGAATATACCTATCATCAAATACTCCGTAGAGTGGTGGAATACCCTTCATCAGCCCGCCACCTTCAAGTTGACGGAAAAGCCCAGCATGCCTGCGGAAATGTGGGTGCCACTGTTACTCTCCGTAGTGGGGCTGTATATGATTTTCGGCTGGCTGGCCTGTTTGCGGATGCAGACCGAGATACTGATGCGGGAAAGTCGCACCCGCTGGGTGAAAGAACTGGTTCAGGCAGGGGGGAACTGA
- a CDS encoding EscU/YscU/HrcU family type III secretion system export apparatus switch protein, with amino-acid sequence MTSETDHHSRAAVALNYDGDKAPTITATGTHELAEEIIRIAREHNVPLYENAELASILARLSLNEEIPDSLYRVIAEILAFAFHIRGLTPDDRKPGAPDASADQ; translated from the coding sequence ATGACATCAGAGACCGATCACCACAGCAGAGCCGCCGTCGCACTCAATTACGATGGCGACAAAGCCCCGACAATCACGGCAACCGGCACCCACGAACTGGCAGAGGAAATCATCCGCATTGCCCGGGAGCATAACGTTCCACTGTACGAAAACGCAGAGCTGGCAAGTATCCTGGCGCGGCTTTCGCTGAATGAAGAGATCCCGGACTCACTGTACCGGGTGATTGCTGAAATTCTGGCGTTTGCCTTCCATATCCGGGGACTGACCCCCGATGACCGGAAACCGGGAGCACCGGATGCCTCAGCGGATCAGTGA
- a CDS encoding heme lyase CcmF/NrfE family subunit: MYPELGQIALILALLLAVLLSVVPLAGSVTGRDQLQAFARPLSAGMFVFVALAFGILIHAFVTDDFSVAYVANNSNSMLPWYYKFSAVWGGHEGSLLLWILMLVGWTLAVAVFSRRLPAVMVSQVLAVLGMVAVGFLLFTIITSNPFDRTLPNVPADGADLNPLLQDFGLIVHPPMLYMGYVGFSVAFAFAIAALINGKLDAAWARWSRPWTTVAWSFLSLGIALGSWWAYYELGWGGWWFWDPVENASLLPWLSGTALMHSLAVTEKRGVFKSWTVLLAIVTFSLSLLGTFLVRSGVLTSVHAFASDPDRGTFLLVLLAITIVSSLTLYAFRAPVVHVRSRYGTLSREIFLLLNNVLLVAATLLVLVGTLYPLVLDYLDMGRLSIGEPFFSLTFSPLAIAAGLLLGAGIFSRWKKTDGGWLGRKLLWPLAVSIVVTAAVLVGYGGFKPWAFGGVFAAVWVSVATFWDLWDKSGSKKGRLHGLRRQSRSYYGMVLGHLGLAITMAGATVVSNYGIERDVRMSPGDTASAGGYQVAFTEIGNRRGKNFTAEYGRFEVSDGNGRVVSTLYPEKRQYMVQRNTMTEAGIDGGLFRDVFVAIGERVSDDAWAIRLQYKPLVRWLWLGSLFMAAGGFLAISDRRYRIRDKVSESQPSTAPQPQVGDNSRPDPAGAVS, translated from the coding sequence ATGTATCCGGAACTCGGACAGATTGCACTGATACTCGCGCTGTTGCTGGCAGTGTTGCTTTCCGTGGTCCCTCTTGCGGGCTCGGTGACTGGGCGTGACCAGTTGCAGGCCTTTGCCAGGCCACTGTCCGCAGGGATGTTTGTGTTTGTGGCCCTGGCCTTCGGAATACTGATCCATGCTTTTGTAACGGACGATTTTTCCGTGGCTTACGTGGCCAATAACAGCAACAGCATGCTGCCCTGGTACTACAAGTTCAGTGCCGTATGGGGTGGCCATGAAGGCTCGCTGCTGCTCTGGATACTGATGCTTGTAGGCTGGACCCTGGCGGTTGCCGTGTTCAGCCGCCGCCTGCCGGCGGTGATGGTATCCCAGGTATTGGCGGTGCTCGGTATGGTTGCGGTGGGTTTCCTGCTGTTCACCATCATCACCTCCAATCCCTTCGATCGCACACTGCCCAACGTACCGGCTGACGGCGCCGATCTGAATCCTCTGCTGCAGGATTTCGGTCTGATTGTGCACCCGCCCATGCTCTACATGGGTTATGTAGGCTTCTCCGTGGCTTTTGCCTTTGCCATAGCCGCTTTGATTAATGGCAAGCTGGATGCGGCCTGGGCGCGCTGGTCACGCCCCTGGACAACCGTGGCCTGGTCGTTCCTGTCCCTGGGCATTGCCCTGGGTAGCTGGTGGGCCTATTACGAGCTTGGCTGGGGTGGCTGGTGGTTCTGGGACCCGGTGGAAAACGCCTCCCTGTTGCCCTGGCTTTCCGGAACGGCGTTGATGCACAGCCTCGCTGTCACCGAGAAACGAGGGGTGTTCAAGAGCTGGACAGTGCTGCTGGCCATTGTCACCTTCTCCCTGAGCCTGCTGGGAACCTTCCTGGTGCGCTCGGGTGTGTTGACGTCCGTGCACGCATTCGCATCCGACCCGGATCGCGGCACCTTTCTTCTGGTGCTGCTGGCAATCACCATCGTATCCAGCCTGACCCTGTATGCGTTCCGGGCGCCGGTGGTGCATGTACGTTCCCGTTACGGAACCCTGTCGCGTGAGATTTTCCTGCTGCTCAACAACGTTCTGCTGGTGGCCGCAACCCTGCTGGTACTCGTGGGAACCCTGTACCCGCTGGTACTGGATTATCTTGATATGGGCCGGCTCTCCATTGGTGAGCCGTTCTTCAGCCTGACCTTCAGCCCACTGGCCATAGCCGCCGGCCTGTTGCTGGGTGCTGGCATATTCTCGCGCTGGAAGAAAACCGACGGCGGCTGGCTGGGGCGTAAGCTGCTATGGCCTCTGGCCGTCAGTATTGTGGTTACGGCTGCGGTTCTGGTGGGTTACGGAGGGTTCAAACCCTGGGCCTTCGGTGGCGTCTTCGCGGCCGTGTGGGTGAGCGTTGCAACCTTCTGGGATCTCTGGGACAAGTCCGGCTCGAAAAAAGGCCGGCTCCATGGGCTGAGGCGCCAGTCGCGAAGCTATTATGGCATGGTACTCGGGCACCTGGGGCTGGCCATTACCATGGCCGGTGCTACCGTGGTATCCAATTACGGAATAGAGCGGGACGTAAGGATGTCGCCGGGCGATACCGCCTCAGCGGGGGGCTACCAGGTGGCATTTACCGAGATCGGCAACCGCCGGGGCAAGAACTTTACCGCGGAATACGGACGATTCGAGGTTTCCGATGGCAACGGTCGGGTGGTTTCGACACTTTACCCGGAAAAACGCCAGTATATGGTGCAGCGCAACACCATGACTGAGGCCGGCATTGATGGTGGTCTGTTCCGGGATGTGTTTGTGGCGATCGGCGAGCGGGTTTCCGACGACGCCTGGGCGATCCGTCTGCAATACAAACCGTTGGTGCGCTGGTTGTGGCTGGGTTCTCTGTTCATGGCGGCAGGCGGCTTCCTGGCCATTTCTGACCGCCGTTATCGCATTCGCGACAAGGTATCGGAAAGCCAGCCGTCAACGGCACCCCAGCCGCAGGTCGGTGACAACAGTCGCCCGGATCCGGCAGGAGCTGTGTCATGA
- a CDS encoding DUF2802 domain-containing protein, which yields MFAEFSSLAPWLLTAVAIGLLFVQGLLSRRENHKLREQLKERCETLGRELHATASGSMGVGQRVVTCERQIHELRGMLDEMRQNDPLRISYDEASRLVDLGADIDDLMNTCGISRPEAELVSALRKRQAA from the coding sequence ATGTTTGCAGAATTTTCTTCCCTGGCTCCGTGGCTTTTGACCGCCGTCGCAATCGGCCTGTTGTTTGTTCAGGGCCTGTTGTCCCGCCGCGAAAACCACAAACTCCGGGAACAACTCAAAGAACGCTGCGAAACCCTGGGCCGGGAGCTTCACGCAACCGCCAGTGGCAGTATGGGCGTGGGGCAGCGGGTAGTCACCTGTGAGCGCCAGATTCATGAGCTGCGGGGCATGCTCGACGAAATGCGCCAGAATGACCCCCTCAGAATATCCTACGATGAAGCCTCAAGGCTGGTTGATCTCGGGGCCGATATCGACGATCTTATGAACACGTGCGGAATTTCCCGTCCCGAGGCCGAACTGGTGTCAGCACTCAGAAAACGTCAGGCGGCCTGA
- a CDS encoding chemotaxis protein CheW, whose product MASPSGQKNQAQDDQVLQYVTFRLDDETYGIDVMQIQEVLRYTEIAPVPGAPDYVLGIINLRGNVVTVIDTRRRFGLADAEVTDATRIVVMESSNQVMGILVDSVAEVVYLKASEIETAPNVGNEESAKFIQGVCNKNGELIILVEFDKMLSENEWAEVSAL is encoded by the coding sequence ATGGCATCCCCGAGCGGACAGAAAAATCAGGCCCAGGACGATCAGGTACTGCAGTACGTTACCTTCAGGCTGGATGACGAAACCTATGGCATTGATGTCATGCAGATCCAGGAGGTGCTGCGGTACACCGAAATTGCGCCGGTTCCCGGTGCTCCGGATTATGTTCTGGGCATCATCAACCTGAGGGGCAACGTGGTCACCGTTATCGATACCCGCCGTCGCTTTGGTCTGGCGGATGCGGAAGTAACAGATGCAACACGCATTGTGGTAATGGAGTCGTCCAACCAGGTGATGGGCATCCTGGTGGATTCCGTGGCCGAGGTGGTGTACCTGAAAGCCAGTGAAATCGAAACGGCACCCAATGTGGGGAACGAGGAAAGCGCCAAGTTCATCCAGGGTGTGTGTAACAAGAACGGCGAGCTGATCATACTGGTCGAGTTCGACAAGATGTTATCAGAGAACGAATGGGCTGAAGTCTCGGCTCTGTAA
- a CDS encoding DsbE family thiol:disulfide interchange protein — translation MKRVFLFIPVIFAVVLGVFLFAGIGKDPNKLESALIGKPVPEFRLKDLHDEERELTREVFKGQVSLLNVWGTWCPACRDEHDDLVWLAEEKGIRIVGLNYKDNRDDALVWLDRLGDPYQVSIYDPRGRLGFDLGVYGAPETYVIDAEGIVRHRHVGVVNEKVWEQDIEPLVNRYREKI, via the coding sequence ATGAAGCGGGTGTTCCTGTTTATACCGGTCATTTTCGCTGTAGTACTTGGTGTGTTTCTGTTCGCCGGCATCGGCAAAGACCCCAACAAGCTGGAATCGGCACTGATTGGCAAGCCGGTGCCGGAATTCCGGTTGAAGGACCTTCACGACGAAGAGCGTGAACTGACCCGTGAGGTGTTCAAGGGTCAGGTATCGCTGCTGAATGTCTGGGGGACCTGGTGTCCGGCCTGCCGTGATGAGCATGACGATCTGGTGTGGCTTGCCGAAGAGAAGGGGATCCGGATCGTCGGCCTCAACTACAAGGACAACCGTGACGATGCCCTGGTCTGGCTGGACCGGCTGGGCGATCCCTATCAGGTGTCCATCTACGATCCCCGTGGCCGGCTTGGCTTTGATCTGGGTGTCTACGGCGCACCGGAAACCTACGTGATCGATGCCGAAGGCATCGTGCGCCACCGGCATGTTGGCGTGGTCAATGAAAAGGTCTGGGAACAGGATATCGAGCCCCTGGTCAATCGTTACAGGGAGAAGATCTGA
- the ccmA gene encoding cytochrome c biogenesis heme-transporting ATPase CcmA has product MSEPLLQAVNLECERDDRVLFRDLSFSILPGSLIRVEGPNGSGKTTLLRILAGLNDSYSGDLLWRGKRRHGYREEFLRNMLYLGHRPGIKPLLTPMENLRALMDGRRSVPDKILWQALEGTGLGGFQAVPCRNLSAGQQRRVALARLLIADEPLWILDEVFTAIDVQGVAALEKLLVERVENGGAIVVTTHHDLRLPSMQRVTLGGGDGYGH; this is encoded by the coding sequence ATGTCTGAGCCGTTACTACAGGCTGTCAATCTTGAGTGTGAGCGTGATGACCGGGTACTGTTCCGGGACCTCTCGTTTTCCATACTGCCCGGTAGTCTGATCCGTGTCGAGGGCCCGAACGGTTCTGGCAAGACCACCCTGTTGCGAATACTGGCCGGACTGAACGACAGTTACAGTGGCGACCTGCTCTGGCGTGGTAAACGCCGCCATGGATACCGGGAAGAATTTCTCCGCAATATGCTCTATCTCGGCCACCGCCCCGGAATCAAGCCCTTGCTCACCCCCATGGAAAACCTGCGAGCCCTTATGGATGGCCGCCGGTCAGTGCCGGACAAGATTCTGTGGCAGGCGCTGGAGGGCACCGGGCTTGGTGGTTTCCAGGCGGTGCCCTGCCGTAATCTCTCCGCCGGCCAGCAGCGACGGGTAGCCCTCGCCAGGTTGCTGATAGCGGATGAGCCGCTGTGGATACTGGACGAAGTATTCACCGCGATTGATGTTCAGGGCGTGGCCGCCCTCGAGAAGTTGCTGGTTGAACGGGTGGAGAATGGTGGTGCCATCGTAGTCACGACGCACCATGATTTGCGGCTGCCCTCAATGCAAAGGGTTACCCTCGGCGGAGGCGACGGTTATGGCCACTGA